From the Halomonas meridiana genome, one window contains:
- a CDS encoding RecQ family ATP-dependent DNA helicase, producing MNRTDAEALLRTAVGNAAASFRSGQWEAIDALVNQRQKLLVVQRTGWGKSSVYFIATRIMRDQGYGPTIIVSPLLALMRNQIESARRLGIHAITINSTNRDQAEALIQQVHTNQVDCLLISPEKLANEQFVEQALHPILDNVGLLVVDEAHCISDWGHDFRPDYRRLLNILRQMPPNMPVLGTTATANNRVITDVVDQLGDIEVLRGPLVRDSLSLQNIVLADQASRLAWLSETIPTLQGAGIVYVLTKRDAEQVKSWLLSQGIDAKAYYSGIEHSDFENSDQYREHLEDLLLNNQLKVLVATTALGMGYDKPDLHFVIHYQTPGSIVSYYQQVGRAGRGIDESLGILLSGAEDERIHDFFRRSAFPNQSQINQVLSVLEDSDGLSVPKLEERLNMRKGQIEKVLKFLSVENPAPVYKAGSQWTRTPVAYQLDHDQVQRLTNMREQEWQEIQEYTTTSGCLMEYLRRSLDDPEAQPCGKCANCLGAPLGSASPDRQRVIAAAQFLRHSEFVFKPKVQVAANGFPQYGLRGNLPQNLRAQEGRVLSRWADAAWGGFVEQDKHGGYFRDELVDAMAEMIQQRWQPTPRPEWVTCVPSLKHPELVPEFARRLANKLGLPFHPVISKVQDNEPQKLQNNRYHQCSNLDGVFAVDAGLPSGPVLLVDDVVDSGWTMTVLAALLRQQGSGEVYPVALASSATGD from the coding sequence ATGAACAGAACCGATGCTGAAGCATTGCTGCGTACTGCGGTGGGAAACGCAGCCGCAAGCTTCCGTAGTGGCCAATGGGAAGCCATTGATGCTTTGGTAAATCAGCGCCAAAAGCTACTGGTGGTTCAACGAACCGGGTGGGGCAAAAGCTCTGTCTATTTCATAGCGACCCGAATCATGCGTGATCAGGGCTATGGGCCCACCATCATTGTCTCGCCTTTGCTGGCCTTGATGCGTAATCAGATTGAATCAGCTCGAAGACTGGGTATTCACGCGATCACCATCAACTCTACCAACCGTGATCAAGCGGAAGCATTGATCCAGCAGGTACATACAAACCAGGTGGATTGTTTGTTGATCTCACCGGAAAAGCTGGCCAACGAGCAGTTTGTTGAGCAAGCGCTCCACCCTATTCTGGATAACGTAGGGTTATTGGTTGTGGATGAAGCGCACTGTATCTCGGACTGGGGGCACGACTTTAGACCGGATTATCGTCGCCTGCTCAATATTTTGCGCCAGATGCCCCCCAACATGCCGGTATTAGGTACAACGGCCACCGCCAATAATCGGGTCATTACAGATGTTGTAGATCAGCTGGGTGATATTGAGGTGCTCCGCGGCCCTTTGGTTCGCGATAGCTTGTCCCTTCAAAACATTGTCCTTGCAGATCAGGCAAGTCGTCTCGCCTGGCTGTCAGAAACAATACCGACTCTGCAGGGGGCTGGAATCGTCTATGTGCTTACAAAGCGAGATGCAGAACAGGTAAAAAGCTGGCTGTTGAGTCAGGGAATTGATGCCAAGGCCTACTACAGCGGCATTGAGCATTCTGATTTCGAGAACTCCGATCAGTACCGGGAGCATCTGGAAGATCTGCTGCTCAACAATCAGCTGAAGGTGCTTGTAGCCACGACGGCACTGGGCATGGGTTACGACAAACCCGATCTTCACTTCGTTATTCACTACCAAACACCGGGCTCAATCGTATCCTATTACCAGCAAGTAGGCCGGGCCGGTCGCGGTATTGACGAATCTCTCGGCATTCTACTTTCAGGGGCGGAGGATGAGCGTATTCACGACTTCTTCCGTCGCTCCGCATTTCCGAATCAATCCCAGATTAACCAGGTGCTTTCCGTTCTCGAGGACAGTGATGGCTTATCTGTACCGAAACTGGAAGAACGCTTGAATATGCGCAAAGGGCAAATCGAAAAAGTCCTTAAGTTTCTGAGCGTGGAGAACCCTGCGCCGGTTTACAAAGCGGGCAGCCAATGGACAAGAACACCGGTTGCTTACCAGCTAGATCATGACCAAGTCCAGCGGCTCACGAACATGCGAGAGCAGGAGTGGCAAGAAATCCAGGAGTACACGACAACTTCGGGCTGCTTGATGGAATATCTGCGAAGGTCTCTTGATGACCCGGAGGCGCAACCCTGTGGCAAGTGCGCTAACTGTCTTGGTGCGCCGCTGGGCAGTGCCTCGCCCGATCGCCAAAGAGTCATTGCTGCAGCGCAGTTCCTTCGCCACTCAGAATTCGTTTTCAAACCCAAGGTTCAAGTGGCCGCCAATGGGTTTCCGCAATACGGATTGCGAGGGAACCTGCCACAAAACCTCAGAGCGCAGGAAGGCAGAGTACTTAGTCGGTGGGCTGACGCAGCATGGGGCGGTTTCGTCGAACAGGACAAACATGGGGGCTATTTCCGGGATGAATTAGTGGACGCCATGGCGGAAATGATTCAGCAGCGTTGGCAGCCAACGCCACGGCCTGAGTGGGTCACCTGCGTACCCTCGCTCAAGCACCCCGAATTGGTGCCGGAGTTTGCGCGGCGGCTGGCGAATAAACTGGGTCTGCCATTCCATCCGGTAATCTCCAAAGTGCAGGATAACGAACCACAAAAACTACAGAACAACCGCTATCACCAGTGCAGCAACCTGGATGGAGTGTTCGCGGTTGATGCAGGCCTCCCTTCCGGCCCAGTCCTATTGGTGGACGATGTCGTCGATTCCGGTTGGACCATGACCGTTCTGGCAGCCTTACTTCGGCAACAAGGCAGTGGCGAAGTCTATCCGGTCGCTCTTGCCTCTTCTGCAACGGGAGATTGA
- a CDS encoding ATP-binding protein, which produces MHEAEQEIRALIRGGESLAVEFKSDVKSLPDRDLVAAVVALANTEGGDLFLGVEDDGTPTGLHANHRNLAGLPALIANKTIPSLAVRVESLELEGQPIARIQVPKSRQLVSTSDGLLQRRRLRMDGTPEAVPFYPHEFVQRQSSLGVTDPSALPVENLAVEDLDPIQRIRIRNAIKKYGGDQSLMPLADDELDGALGLTVSVGGMRRPTVAGLLLLGNEMQLRQHLPSHEVAFQVLRGTDVLVNEFYRKPLLETFEEVEVLFRARVEEEEIQVGLFRVPIPNFDRRAFREAFVNALVHRDYSALGAVHVKLDDDGLSISNPGGFVEGVNLDNLLVADPRSRNPLLADIIKRIGLAERTGRGIDRIFEGMLRYGRTAPDYSMSSAHTVSVRMSAADADADFLRMIVEREEQTGAAMPIDSLIILSRLRNERRLRTADLAKSVQKPETVVRGTLEKLVEAGMVEAHGTGKGRTYTLSAKVYRGAGQKAAYVRQAGFDAIQQEQMVLNFIDTHGSIKRADAADLCHISPFQATRLLNRLKDKGVIRPLGQGKGTRYERS; this is translated from the coding sequence ATGCACGAAGCCGAACAGGAAATCCGGGCGCTCATTCGCGGTGGCGAAAGCCTTGCCGTCGAGTTCAAGAGCGACGTCAAAAGCCTGCCGGACCGGGACCTGGTAGCCGCGGTGGTGGCCTTGGCCAACACCGAGGGCGGCGACCTTTTCCTGGGTGTAGAAGACGATGGCACCCCGACTGGGCTGCATGCCAACCACCGCAACCTCGCTGGCCTGCCCGCACTGATTGCCAACAAGACCATCCCCTCGCTGGCCGTGCGCGTTGAGTCCTTGGAGCTGGAGGGGCAACCTATTGCCAGGATCCAGGTGCCCAAGTCCCGGCAGCTGGTGTCGACCTCGGATGGCCTGCTGCAACGTCGGCGCCTGAGAATGGACGGCACTCCGGAGGCCGTGCCCTTCTACCCCCATGAGTTTGTTCAGCGCCAGTCCAGCCTGGGAGTAACGGACCCCTCGGCCTTGCCGGTGGAAAACCTGGCGGTTGAGGACCTGGACCCGATTCAGCGCATCCGAATCCGCAACGCCATCAAGAAGTACGGCGGCGACCAGAGCCTGATGCCCCTGGCGGACGATGAGCTGGACGGCGCCCTGGGGCTGACTGTGAGCGTGGGAGGCATGCGCCGCCCCACGGTTGCAGGCCTGTTGCTGCTGGGGAACGAAATGCAGCTCCGGCAACACCTGCCCTCCCACGAGGTAGCCTTCCAGGTGCTGCGCGGTACCGATGTCCTGGTCAATGAGTTCTACCGCAAACCGCTGCTGGAGACCTTCGAAGAGGTCGAAGTGCTGTTCCGCGCCCGGGTGGAGGAGGAGGAGATTCAGGTTGGGCTGTTTCGCGTGCCCATCCCCAACTTTGACCGTCGGGCCTTCCGGGAAGCCTTCGTAAACGCTCTGGTTCACCGCGACTACAGTGCTTTGGGCGCCGTCCACGTCAAACTGGACGACGACGGCCTGAGCATCAGCAATCCCGGTGGTTTTGTCGAGGGCGTCAACCTAGACAACCTGCTGGTGGCCGACCCTCGCTCCCGTAACCCCTTGCTGGCTGACATTATCAAGCGCATCGGCCTTGCCGAACGCACTGGCCGGGGCATCGACCGGATCTTCGAGGGTATGCTCCGCTACGGGCGCACCGCCCCCGACTACTCCATGTCGTCCGCCCACACCGTCTCCGTGCGTATGAGCGCAGCGGACGCGGACGCCGACTTCCTGCGCATGATCGTCGAGCGTGAGGAACAGACCGGCGCCGCCATGCCCATTGACAGCCTGATTATCCTGTCCCGGCTGCGTAATGAGCGGCGCTTAAGAACAGCGGACCTGGCCAAATCCGTGCAAAAGCCCGAAACCGTGGTCCGGGGCACCCTGGAGAAACTGGTGGAAGCCGGCATGGTGGAAGCCCACGGCACCGGCAAGGGCCGTACCTACACCCTGAGCGCCAAGGTGTACCGGGGAGCGGGGCAAAAGGCCGCCTATGTGCGCCAGGCGGGCTTCGATGCCATCCAGCAGGAGCAGATGGTGCTGAATTTCATCGATACCCACGGCAGCATCAAACGAGCGGATGCCGCTGATCTGTGCCATATCAGCCCTTTCCAGGCCACTCGGCTGCTCAACCGCTTGAAAGACAAGGGCGTGATACGCCCGTTAGGCCAGGGCAAGGGGACCCGATATGAGCGAAGCTGA
- the brxC gene encoding BREX system P-loop protein BrxC, producing MTLKNIFLKPVDRPIEGVIKADDEASLRLEIEEYVLTNEVEKRLEEFLDAYNNYEGANGVWVSGFFGSGKSHLLKMLALLLENREMDGATTLDLFLPKCSENEILRGDLKRAVSIPAKSILFNIDQKADVISKTQIDALLAVFVKVFDEMCGYYGKQGHIAQFERDLDGRGLYEQFKAEYEAIAGRPWQKGREQALLEGPNIAKAYAAVTGGDPQSAAGILDKYRSEYRVSIEDFADNVNTYIEKQAKEGGHKEFRLNFFVDEVGQYIADNTKLMTNLQTIAESLATKCRGRAWIIVTAQEEMKNVVGEMGKQQGNDFSKIQARFNNRMKLSSADVAEVIQKRLLTKTEEGVNQLSDVYHAQANNFKTLFDFADGSATYRNFRDRDHFIHSYPFVPYQFALFQSAIQNLSQHNAFEGKHSSVGERSMLGVFQQVAIHIGNHQVGQLATFDLMFEGIRSALKSQIQRAIIQAENHLDNAFAIRLLKALFLVKYVKEFKPTVRNLCVLMLDAFDQDLPALRTKVEEALSLLEQQTYIQRNGDQYEFLTDEEKDVEQEIKNTEVESSDVADELAKIVFDFVIKQRKIRYDAGSSQNQGQDYSYSRKLDDRLHGREYELSINVISPFHEHTDNEQMLRTASTYKADELFVLMPADERLVRELLMLKRTEKYISQNMSVTQQEAVKRILNDKGFQNREREARLRQQVQTFIGKSKLLIGGADVEVANEDPQTRIIRGFHELISRAYPNLRMLRGVSYTENDISNCLNRTDDGLFGNDATALAESEQEVLAFIQSNNRGGVRTTLKSLLEKFERKPYGWYYAAILCTLANLCARGKVEVRLDGNILEDSELERALRNTHGHGNVVLEPQIEFTASQVRALKSFYEDFFDSPPRSSEAKALGKEAGEAFQDMYHDLDRRIAQVDQYPFLNALKPALVTLKEVAGKPYTWHLTELGKQEDQLLDLKEDVIDPIRKFMGGSQKDIYNQARSFLQSQEPNFIYVAGDEIEQIRTILNDPNCYKGNRIQQLKGQLDSLQERIDEKVQQTRAQAETSLKTMQERMQSMDEYQSLPEPRQDELNRPFRDLVDYIGQERLIAVIKDRTRYFEEEGYQKLLGKMVALANQKSAPADDSQQPPGSQDEDENRGQSHEVKESAADYVHTRNLRVAFDKAWLADEGDVDRYLNALREALLVEVQQGRKVQI from the coding sequence ATGACATTGAAGAATATTTTTCTAAAGCCCGTTGACCGCCCCATTGAAGGCGTTATCAAAGCCGACGATGAAGCCAGTCTTCGCCTCGAAATTGAAGAATACGTACTGACCAACGAAGTCGAGAAACGCCTCGAAGAGTTCCTGGACGCCTACAATAACTACGAAGGGGCGAACGGGGTCTGGGTATCCGGCTTCTTCGGCTCAGGTAAGTCGCACCTCCTCAAGATGCTGGCCCTTCTGCTTGAAAACCGGGAGATGGACGGTGCTACGACACTGGACCTGTTCCTTCCCAAGTGCAGCGAGAATGAAATTCTCCGGGGCGACCTGAAGCGAGCTGTCTCAATTCCGGCGAAGAGCATTCTGTTCAACATCGACCAGAAAGCCGATGTCATCAGCAAAACCCAGATCGATGCGCTTCTGGCCGTGTTCGTTAAAGTCTTTGACGAAATGTGCGGCTACTACGGCAAACAAGGGCACATCGCCCAGTTTGAGCGCGATCTGGACGGCCGTGGCCTGTACGAACAGTTCAAAGCCGAGTACGAGGCCATCGCCGGTCGTCCCTGGCAGAAAGGCCGGGAGCAGGCCCTCCTGGAAGGCCCGAATATCGCCAAAGCCTACGCCGCTGTGACCGGTGGCGACCCGCAGTCGGCAGCGGGCATTCTGGACAAGTACCGCAGCGAATACCGCGTTTCAATTGAAGACTTCGCGGACAATGTGAATACCTATATCGAGAAGCAGGCAAAAGAGGGTGGCCACAAAGAGTTCCGCCTGAACTTCTTTGTGGACGAGGTCGGCCAGTACATTGCCGACAACACCAAGCTGATGACCAACCTGCAAACCATTGCCGAGAGCCTCGCCACCAAGTGTCGGGGCCGGGCCTGGATTATCGTCACCGCCCAGGAAGAAATGAAGAACGTGGTTGGCGAAATGGGCAAGCAGCAAGGCAATGATTTCTCGAAAATTCAGGCTCGGTTTAATAACCGCATGAAGCTGTCCAGCGCGGACGTGGCGGAGGTCATCCAGAAGCGCCTGCTGACCAAGACCGAAGAAGGCGTCAATCAGCTGTCGGATGTCTATCACGCGCAGGCGAACAACTTCAAAACCCTCTTTGACTTCGCGGATGGATCGGCCACCTACCGGAACTTTCGGGACAGGGACCACTTCATCCACAGCTACCCCTTCGTCCCCTACCAGTTCGCGCTGTTTCAATCGGCGATCCAGAACCTGTCACAGCACAACGCCTTCGAGGGTAAGCACAGTTCCGTCGGTGAGCGCTCCATGCTGGGGGTTTTCCAGCAGGTGGCCATCCACATCGGCAACCATCAGGTGGGCCAGTTGGCCACCTTTGACCTGATGTTTGAAGGCATCCGCTCTGCACTGAAATCACAAATACAGCGGGCGATTATTCAGGCAGAGAACCACCTCGATAATGCCTTCGCCATCCGGCTGCTGAAGGCCCTGTTCCTGGTCAAATATGTCAAGGAATTCAAGCCCACGGTGCGCAACCTTTGCGTGCTGATGCTGGATGCCTTCGATCAGGACTTGCCGGCACTTCGCACCAAGGTCGAAGAAGCCCTGAGCCTTCTGGAGCAACAGACCTACATACAGCGCAACGGCGATCAGTACGAGTTTCTGACGGACGAAGAAAAAGACGTTGAACAGGAGATCAAGAACACAGAGGTCGAGTCATCGGACGTTGCGGACGAACTCGCAAAGATCGTATTCGACTTTGTCATCAAGCAGCGCAAGATTCGCTATGACGCCGGCTCCTCCCAGAACCAGGGGCAGGATTACTCCTATTCGCGCAAACTGGATGACCGTCTACATGGGCGTGAATACGAGCTCTCCATTAATGTCATCAGCCCGTTCCACGAGCATACCGACAATGAACAGATGCTACGTACAGCCTCGACGTACAAGGCAGACGAGCTGTTCGTGCTCATGCCGGCGGACGAGCGGCTGGTGCGGGAGCTGCTTATGCTCAAGCGCACCGAAAAATATATCTCACAGAATATGTCGGTCACCCAGCAGGAAGCCGTTAAGCGGATCCTGAATGACAAGGGCTTCCAGAACCGCGAGCGCGAGGCCAGGCTCCGGCAGCAGGTTCAGACCTTCATTGGCAAGTCCAAGTTGCTCATTGGCGGCGCTGATGTGGAAGTGGCGAATGAGGACCCCCAGACCCGCATTATTCGGGGCTTCCATGAGCTGATCTCACGGGCTTACCCCAACCTCCGCATGTTGCGCGGCGTTTCCTACACGGAAAACGACATCAGCAATTGCCTCAACCGCACAGACGATGGCCTTTTCGGTAATGACGCCACGGCCCTGGCGGAATCCGAGCAAGAGGTGCTGGCATTCATTCAGAGCAACAATCGGGGCGGTGTCCGCACCACCCTAAAGAGCCTGCTGGAAAAGTTCGAACGCAAACCCTACGGCTGGTATTACGCCGCGATTCTCTGCACCCTGGCCAACCTGTGTGCCCGTGGCAAGGTGGAGGTTCGTCTCGACGGGAATATTCTGGAGGACAGCGAGCTGGAGCGCGCCCTGCGTAACACTCACGGCCACGGCAACGTGGTGCTGGAACCACAGATCGAGTTCACTGCCTCTCAGGTTCGAGCCCTCAAGTCGTTCTACGAGGACTTCTTCGACAGCCCGCCCCGCAGCAGCGAAGCCAAGGCCCTGGGCAAAGAGGCCGGCGAAGCCTTCCAGGACATGTACCACGACCTGGACCGGCGGATAGCGCAGGTCGACCAGTACCCGTTTCTCAATGCCTTGAAACCTGCCCTGGTGACGCTGAAAGAAGTCGCCGGAAAGCCCTACACCTGGCACCTGACGGAATTGGGCAAGCAGGAAGACCAACTGCTGGACCTGAAAGAGGATGTCATCGACCCGATCCGCAAGTTCATGGGGGGCTCACAAAAAGACATCTACAACCAGGCTCGGTCCTTTCTGCAGAGCCAGGAGCCCAACTTCATCTATGTGGCCGGGGACGAGATCGAGCAGATCCGCACCATCCTGAACGACCCCAACTGCTACAAAGGGAATCGCATTCAGCAGCTCAAGGGCCAACTGGATAGCCTGCAGGAGCGCATCGACGAGAAAGTGCAGCAAACCCGAGCTCAGGCAGAAACCTCCCTGAAGACCATGCAGGAACGCATGCAAAGCATGGACGAATATCAGTCCCTGCCGGAGCCACGCCAGGATGAGCTCAACAGACCGTTCCGGGATCTGGTCGATTACATTGGGCAGGAGCGCCTGATTGCCGTGATCAAGGACCGTACCCGGTACTTTGAAGAAGAGGGCTACCAGAAGCTGCTGGGCAAAATGGTGGCGCTGGCCAATCAGAAATCAGCACCGGCAGACGACTCCCAGCAGCCTCCGGGTAGTCAGGATGAGGACGAGAATAGGGGGCAGTCTCACGAGGTCAAGGAATCAGCAGCCGACTACGTTCACACTCGCAACCTCCGTGTCGCGTTCGACAAGGCCTGGTTGGCCGACGAGGGGGATGTGGATCGCTATCTGAATGCCCTGCGCGAGGCCCTGCTGGTTGAAGTCCAGCAAGGCCGCAAGGTCCAGATCTAA
- a CDS encoding DUF1788 domain-containing protein has product MPMQERLQHLFSVVSGQRFLNKQGLGNEVPFFICPYRPEEAVEMERLQRQLVNRLEQAGIRILSINLYDLAIDILKERDIWEQVLELEPTVSKDQLKELLQGVLDPEAHLVPAIAAKLQSVDFDVLFLSGVGEVFPYIRSHNVLNNLQSTAKDQPTVMFFPGSYTHSLETGASLDLFGRLHDDKYYRAFNIFHYEA; this is encoded by the coding sequence ATGCCGATGCAGGAGCGACTACAGCACCTGTTCAGCGTGGTTTCCGGCCAGCGATTCCTTAACAAACAGGGGCTGGGTAATGAAGTGCCTTTCTTCATCTGTCCCTATCGGCCTGAAGAAGCGGTCGAAATGGAGCGTCTTCAGCGGCAGTTGGTTAACCGGCTGGAGCAGGCGGGCATCCGGATCCTGAGTATCAATCTGTACGACCTGGCCATCGATATTTTGAAAGAAAGAGACATCTGGGAGCAGGTGTTGGAGCTCGAGCCCACGGTCTCAAAGGATCAGCTGAAAGAACTGCTACAGGGAGTGCTGGACCCGGAAGCCCATTTGGTGCCCGCTATTGCGGCAAAACTCCAGTCCGTTGATTTTGACGTGCTGTTTCTCTCAGGGGTGGGCGAGGTCTTCCCCTACATACGCTCCCATAACGTGCTCAACAACTTGCAGAGCACCGCCAAAGACCAGCCAACGGTGATGTTCTTCCCGGGCTCCTATACCCACTCGCTGGAAACCGGTGCATCGCTGGATCTGTTCGGCAGGCTGCATGACGACAAGTACTACCGTGCGTTCAACATCTTTCATTACGAAGCCTGA
- a CDS encoding DUF1819 family protein, with translation MKLQRYRISFTSGSLYHRESVKLAELYLSLHDWEEVRTQALHDNLLQARTESTAKRTCREAIARLKTLTESELTFLAEANHQDQAHLLWVAVCRLYRFIADFAVEVLHERFVAMKLDLSFEDFDAFYNRKSEWHDELDNASASTRDKLRQVLFRMLREAGLLAKDKTINAVLLSPRLIELLRQNNPDEFFYFPVYESDIRGMSA, from the coding sequence ATGAAGCTCCAACGTTATCGCATTTCCTTCACCTCCGGCAGTCTGTATCACCGCGAATCGGTGAAGCTGGCCGAGCTGTACCTATCGCTTCATGATTGGGAAGAGGTGCGGACTCAAGCGCTGCATGACAACCTGCTACAGGCCAGAACGGAAAGCACTGCAAAGCGCACCTGTAGAGAGGCGATTGCACGCCTGAAGACGTTGACCGAAAGCGAACTGACTTTCCTGGCCGAGGCAAACCACCAGGACCAGGCTCACCTTCTGTGGGTTGCCGTGTGCCGCCTGTACCGCTTTATCGCGGACTTTGCGGTGGAGGTACTCCACGAACGGTTTGTCGCGATGAAGCTGGATCTCAGTTTTGAGGATTTCGATGCCTTCTATAACCGTAAATCGGAATGGCATGACGAACTGGATAATGCCAGCGCCTCAACGCGCGATAAATTGCGGCAGGTCCTGTTCAGAATGCTGCGGGAGGCAGGGTTGTTAGCTAAGGACAAAACCATAAACGCAGTACTGCTAAGCCCCAGGCTGATTGAGTTGCTGCGTCAGAACAATCCTGACGAGTTTTTCTACTTCCCAGTCTATGAATCCGATATCAGGGGGATGTCAGCTTGA
- a CDS encoding TRAP transporter substrate-binding protein — translation MKTFARSTLALGISLALVSAANANDFADMNPVTLRLAHVVNEQDGFHIAATKFEELVEERTDGKVNIEIFPNASLGDERTLLEGMQIGTVDMGVITNGPVANFVEEMAVFELPFLFPSPEAAYSVLDGPIGQELLDKLADVNLKGLAYAERGFRNLTNSERAVNSPEDLDGLRIRVMENPVYTDTFRELGANAIPMAWTEALTAMQQGTIDGQENPVNVIHSFKLDETQTYMTLSRHTYAPAIFVMGMPAWNQLPEAAQAVLEEAAQEAAEHERQVNADMEAEQLAALREAGMEINDTPDMEAFQAAVAPVYEKYGEQFGDYLPRIQEALQQ, via the coding sequence ATGAAAACATTTGCACGTAGTACGCTGGCACTGGGCATCTCACTGGCGTTGGTTAGCGCCGCGAACGCCAACGATTTTGCGGATATGAACCCCGTCACGCTGCGTTTAGCCCACGTGGTGAACGAGCAGGATGGCTTCCATATTGCCGCCACCAAGTTTGAAGAGCTGGTGGAAGAGCGCACCGATGGCAAAGTGAATATCGAGATCTTCCCTAACGCCTCGCTGGGCGATGAGCGCACGCTGCTGGAAGGCATGCAGATCGGCACCGTGGATATGGGCGTGATTACCAACGGGCCGGTAGCCAACTTTGTCGAAGAGATGGCGGTGTTTGAACTGCCGTTCCTTTTCCCCTCCCCGGAAGCCGCTTATAGCGTGTTGGATGGCCCCATCGGCCAGGAGCTGTTAGATAAGCTGGCAGACGTGAACCTGAAAGGCTTGGCTTACGCCGAGCGCGGTTTCCGTAACCTGACAAACAGCGAGCGGGCGGTGAACTCCCCAGAAGACCTGGATGGCCTGCGCATCCGCGTGATGGAAAACCCGGTGTACACCGATACCTTCCGCGAGCTGGGTGCCAACGCGATTCCCATGGCCTGGACCGAAGCGCTCACCGCTATGCAGCAGGGCACCATCGACGGCCAGGAAAACCCGGTGAACGTGATTCACTCGTTCAAACTGGATGAAACCCAGACCTACATGACGCTCTCTCGCCACACCTACGCCCCGGCCATTTTTGTGATGGGCATGCCCGCCTGGAACCAGCTGCCCGAAGCCGCCCAAGCGGTATTGGAAGAAGCCGCCCAGGAAGCTGCCGAGCATGAGCGCCAGGTGAACGCAGATATGGAAGCCGAGCAGCTGGCAGCACTGCGCGAAGCAGGCATGGAAATTAACGACACCCCCGATATGGAAGCCTTCCAAGCCGCCGTTGCGCCGGTATACGAGAAGTACGGCGAGCAGTTTGGTGACTACCTGCCGCGTATCCAGGAGGCGCTGCAACAGTGA
- a CDS encoding TRAP transporter small permease — protein MSFAQPLLTLLQRIERGLDAIIQPVVFAGMAALIGVITLQIVSRVLFSAVGWTEEVARFLLVWITFLAGTLAFQRGRHIAVTFAVDALPLPLRKLARLAALAIVVAFMITLVVIGYRYMQVQSFQKSASLRLSMTYVYAVIPLAAGIMAWYALVDMIEVLVNGEPTAADQEEPL, from the coding sequence ATGTCGTTTGCACAGCCTCTTTTGACGCTGCTGCAACGCATTGAACGCGGGCTGGATGCCATCATCCAGCCCGTGGTGTTTGCGGGCATGGCGGCTTTAATTGGCGTAATCACGCTACAGATCGTCTCGCGGGTGCTGTTCAGCGCCGTAGGCTGGACCGAAGAGGTCGCGCGGTTTCTGCTGGTGTGGATCACCTTTTTAGCGGGCACGCTGGCGTTTCAGCGCGGGCGGCATATCGCGGTTACTTTTGCGGTGGATGCCCTACCGCTGCCGCTGCGTAAGCTGGCCAGGCTTGCGGCGCTGGCGATTGTGGTGGCGTTCATGATCACGCTGGTGGTGATTGGCTACCGCTATATGCAGGTACAGAGCTTCCAGAAATCCGCCTCGCTGCGACTCTCGATGACCTATGTGTACGCAGTGATTCCGCTCGCGGCGGGCATCATGGCGTGGTACGCCCTGGTGGATATGATCGAGGTACTGGTGAACGGTGAACCCACCGCCGCCGACCAGGAGGAGCCGCTATGA